GTCAAGGATCCCACGCTGAAAGTCCGTTATGTGACCAGTGAGGAATTCACCAACGAATTCATCGAAGCGTTGGGTGACACCAACCAGAATTCCGGTCAAATCAAGGAATTCAACCGTCGCTACCGCGAAGTCGACGTGCTGCTCATCGACGATATTCAATTTCTGAGCGGCAAGGACGCGACGCTTGAACAGTTCTTCCATACATTCAATACCCTGCATCAGGCGAACAAGCGCATTGTGATCGCATCCGATGTGCCTCCGAAGGATCTGCAGGGATTCAACGAACGTTTGATCTCCCGTTTCGAATCCGGCCTGACCGTTGACGTCAAGCCGCCGGATCTGGAGACGCGCATCGCCATTCTGCGCATGATCGCCCACGGCACCAACGTTCAGGACGATGTGCTCAACCTCATCGCGGAGCGGTTCACCGAGAATATTCGCGAGCTGGAAGGCGCGCTGAACCGCGTGACCGCCATGGCATCGCTGAGCGGCCAGCCGGTGACCCGCGCGTTGGCGGAACAGACGTTGCAGGACTTTTTCTCGACCGATGTGGAGATCAAGCCCACCGACATCATCACCCAGGTGGCCAAGTACTTCTACATTACGTTCGATGACATTGTCGGACGTTCACGTACGAAGAAGATCGCGCTGGCGCGTCAGATCGCCATGTATTTGGTGCGTGAGCTCACCAGCATGAGCCTGAACGACATCGGCCAGGTGTTTGGCGGCAAGGACCACACCACGGTGATGCATGCATACACCCGCATCAGCGACGAGATGCAGGAAAAGCAGGAGATCTACAACTACGTGACGGAACTGACCCTGCAGCTCAAGCAGCGTTCCGGCGAAAAATAACGTTTTCTATGCGACTTTGCGCGTTTGCATGTGTTTTCGTGCGTCTCAAAAAAACGATTTTAGGCGTTTTCTGCCTTTCTCAGGCGATTTTCACAAGCCAAGTATGAGTATCAGTAAATTCTTTATCAGCTGTTTTACCGACCATCCTGACACGCCGGCCTGTGGAAGATTTTTATTGAAGTTATCCACATGGTTATACACAAATCAATGATTTCTCGGTGGAAAACCCGTTGGAAACGCCAGAATCGCCGGTGGATGAATTGTGGACTATCCACATGGTTTTGTGGATAACTTTTTCAAAGCGACGAGGCTGTGGATAACCCGATGATTTGTCCACACTTCGTCCAAAAGTTATCCACAAGCAATGAGATGTTGCGAGCCATTGCAAAACGTGGGGTCTGAGCACTTACCCACATTATCCACAGGCCTTATTATGACGAATGTAGGTTGTTATAAGAAATTCATCATCGTCGTCATAAGTGGGGAATTCCCCACGCTTCGTCAAACGCCGACAGTCTCGCTAGAATGACTTATGGACCGAACGAAACGAGGAAACTAGCCATGAAAGTTGAAGTCAATTCCCAAGCGCTGGCAGACGCAGTAGCCTGGACCACTCGCGTGATCGACGCTCGTCCTGCATCCCCCATTTTGGCAGGCATTCGCTTGGAGGCCATCGACGGCACCCTCCAGCTTTCCGCCTTCAATTACGCCATTTCCGCACGCCACCATATCGAAGCAGGCGTTGATGAAAGCGGATCCATTCTGGTGCTCGGCAAGCTGCTGGCAGATATCACCAAGTCGCTTCCCGCCGCGAAAACCTACCTGTCCACTGACGGATCCACACTGACCATCACGTCGGGCAAGTCCACCTTCACCATGCAGCTCATGCCGGATAACGAATATCCGGATCTGCCGGTGGTTCCCGCCAAACTGGGGCAGGTGGACGCCCAAACCTTCGCACAGGCCGTCGCCCAGGCGTCCGTCGCCGTTTCCCGCGAGGAGAACCGTCCGGTACTGACCGGCATTCGTGTGCAGTTCCAAGGCAACAAGGTGATCATGAGCTCCACCGACCGATTCCGCTTGTCGCGTTCGAGCTTCACCTGGACGCCGGAAAACCCGGACATCAACACCACCGCACTCGTGCGCGGCGCACTGTTGCGCGATGTGGCCCGTTCCTTGGACGAGCATCAAAACATCGTCGTGGATTTCGATCCGGAGAATCCGTCGCTGCTGGGCTTTGAGAACGCCGGACGCGTATCCACCTCGCAGCTGATCGACGGCGAATTCCCCGCGGTGGACCGCCTGTACGCTGACGAATACCCGATTCATGCGGTCATCAACAAGCAGGATCTCATCAGCGCCATCAAGCGCGTGTCCCTCGTGGCCGAACGCAACGCTCCGATCCGCATGGCCTTCACCAGCCAGGAACTCACGCTGACCGCAGGCTCGGTGGATGAAGCCCAAGCCAAGGAGATCCTCGACATCGACATGGATGGCGAAGACATCACCGTGGCCTTCAATCCCGCCTACCTGATCGAAGGCCTGAGCGCCATCAGCGAGCCGTTCGTACGCATGAAGATGACCACCGCGGTCAAGCCGGTGGAATTCAACGGCCAGCAGGAATCGAATTCCGAAGAATCCATGGACTACCGCTACCTGCTCGTGCCGATGCGCTTCAACAGCTGAACTAAGCTGACCTACACGAAAACGCGGATACATCGCAAAAAATAGGGCTGAACATGGCTGTTATTGCCAGTTCAGCCCATTTGCATGATTAATTGCGATTATTTACGTAAGAAATTCGCACTATCTCAAGGATCTTGCATGTATATTTCCCGACTGGCACTCGACCACTACCGATCGTGGGAACATTGCGTGCTCGATTTCAAACCGGGAATCAACATTCTGCAAGGTGCCAACGGACTCGGCAAAACCAATATCGTGGAAGCCATCGAAGTGCTTTCCACAGGATCCAGCCATCGCGCGTCATCATCACTGCCATTAATCGAAAAAGGGTGCACGTCGGCCACCATCCGAGCCAACGTGGAAGACGGTGAAACGCAGCACACCTACGAGGCGACCATCGTGGCACGGGGTGCTAACCGAGCGCGCATTGACGGCGGAAAATCTCAATATATGAGGGATCTCATCGGGCGCACGCCCTCCGTCTCCTTTACCCCCGAAGATCAACGTCTGGTAGCAGGGGATCCCGCAACCCGACGCAACTTCATCAACCAGGCCGCGTCTCTGCTGCTCCCCCACTATGCGCAGACCCTGCAACAGTTCACGCACGTGGCGAAACAGCGCACGGCACTGCTCAAACAACTCGGCGACGGCACGAATCTCGACCCGCAATACGGCCAGCAGGCGGTCTTAAGCGGGCTGGAAATCTGGACGGGGCAATTCATCGACCTCGGCATGCAGCTGACGCGGGACCGCAACAACGTGATCTCACGCTTGGAAGAGCCTTTTGCGCGGATCTACGCGTCTTTGGCGGGAGATGACGAACGGGCGGCGCTCGCCTACGAGCCGTCCTTCGACGAAGTGATGCTGTTCGACGATCCGGCCGCGGAGATCAGCCGCCATTTCCAACGCATCTACCCCGGCGAAGTGGCGCGTGGGCAGAATCTGATCGGTCCGCATCGCGACGACCTGACTTTGCTGCTCAACGATATGAACGCACGCGAATTCGCGTCCAACGGTGAGATGTGGACCATGGCTTTGGCGTTGAAAATGGCGCTATATGAGGCGGTTTCCGCACATTTTGAAAGCAAGCCAATCGTGATTCTCGATGATGTGTTCGCACAGCTTGACGAGGCCCGTCGTGGGCAGATCCTCGATTTTGCGATGCGGCAGGACCAGGTGCTGATCACCGTCGCCGCGGCAAGCGATATTCCGCGCATGGATGCTGGGCGCTTTCACGCGGACGCGCATGTGATCGACGTGGCCGCGTTGCGCAGGCAATCGCAAGATGGACAGCATGACGATTTGACGGCGATGATGGCGCAACTTGTCGCGGGACGGGAATCTGCAACGCAATCGTCTGCAGCGCAACAGTCGGTGAATCGACAGGAGCAGCGCTGATGCCGAATCCTCCAATCTGCGAAACATTGCATCTCGACCAACGCAAGTTGCCCGCCGAAGTATTCGAACGTATCAGCCGACGTGCCGGCCGATATAAGGAACGTGAGGAACGTGCGCGGCAGGCGTGGGAGAATTTCGGCAAACCCGGACGCGACCCGCAGACGGTCGGCAATATTTTCAACGTGATCGCAACGCAAGGTTCTTGGACGCCGCATCTGAAAATCGCGCAGATGCAGAATCATTGGGATCAGGTGGTCGGCGTCGAAAACGCGCGCCACTCCTACCCCGTCGACCTGCGCGACGGCATTCTGACGATCCGATGCGACAGCCCCGCATGGACCACCACCTTGACGTACATGATTCCGCTGCTGACCGACACCATTCGCCGTAGGCTCGAGGGGCTGACCATCAACGAGGTGCGCGTCACCGGCCCGCAACAACAGGGATTCAGCCGAGGACGAATGACACGAAGGCCGCGATATTAGCGCGACACCACGTGCTATCAGACGTTCGTTGAAGGCGCTTCGTCGAAGAATTCCCCCTGCGACGCTTCCAAGCGGGCCGTTCGCAACGGTCGAATGTTGTTTTCCGAAAGCGAAAAAACAGGGGTAAACGGCTGGATTTCAAGGATAAATGCCTCTGGCGCTCTGTCCCCCTCCATGAGTAGAATATCAAGCAGTGTATGTAAACGCCTAGAAGGGGCCTTTATTTGCGTTCTAGGTGGTATCACCTGCGTGAATGACCCTCATTGGCGGGAAAAATGCAGGAAGGAATCTCTGTGGCAGACCTTGATGCGGATTCGCTGAACGAATCAGCTGAAAACACGCAGGAAGATCAGATCCAGAACGATCAGCTCGAAGATGCGCAGCTCGATGACACCTTGGCTCCGGAGCATTACGACGCTTCCGATCTGAGGGTTCTGGAAGGCCTTGAGGCGGTGCGAATCCGCCCGGGCATGTACATCGGCTCCACCGGCCCCCGAGGCTTGCACCACCTGGTGTACGAGATCGTCGACAACTCCGTCGATGAGGCGCTGGCAGGCTACGCTTCGCACATCGAAGTGACGATTCTGCCGGACGGCGGCGTGCGCGTGGTGGATGACGGCCGAGGCATTCCGGTCGACGAAGTGCCGGGCGAAGGCGTTTCCGGCGTGGAAACCGTGATGACCAAGCTGCATGCCGGCGGCAAGTTCGGTGGCGGCGGCTATGCGGTTTCCGGCGGTCTGCACGGCGTGGGCATCTCCGTGGTGAACGCGCTGTCGACCCGCGTCAACATCGAAGTGCGCCGACAGGGCTTCCACTGGACCCAGACCTACATCGACCAGAAGCCGACCGCACGTCTTGCCAAGGGCGAGCCGATGGGCGAAGACGAGTCCACCGGCACTTCCGTGACCTTCTGGGCAGACGGCGCGATCTTCGAAACCACCACCTACGATTTCGAGACCCTGCGCAACCGCTTCCAGCAGATGGCGTTCCTCAACAAGGGGCTGAAACTGTCCCTGACCGATTTGCGCGAACCGGATCAGGCCGGAGACGAAGTCGCGGGCGAAAGCGACGACAATGCCGAACCGAAGCATCAGACGGTCACCTACCAATACAACGACGGCATCAAGGATTATGTCGATTACTTGGTGAAGTCCCGCAAGGCAACCCCCGTCGAACCGG
This window of the Bifidobacterium pseudocatenulatum DSM 20438 = JCM 1200 = LMG 10505 genome carries:
- a CDS encoding DUF721 domain-containing protein, with protein sequence MPNPPICETLHLDQRKLPAEVFERISRRAGRYKEREERARQAWENFGKPGRDPQTVGNIFNVIATQGSWTPHLKIAQMQNHWDQVVGVENARHSYPVDLRDGILTIRCDSPAWTTTLTYMIPLLTDTIRRRLEGLTINEVRVTGPQQQGFSRGRMTRRPRY
- the dnaA gene encoding chromosomal replication initiator protein DnaA yields the protein MADTTTDPLEQARGVWSDALALLHQNPALSIRDKSWLENVFPEGMWGPTIVLCVPSAAAQQTLQNELNQPLLEALREAAEQDIFPAFKIVEKKEPAQPAVEEYPHFSPAPHAEETTQGQLPIPVVMPPERHNNFQRGQNRPLLDPKTHLNKNATFDTFVPGDSNRFARTVALAVAEGSGHDFNPLCIYGGSGLGKTHLLNAIGNYALVKDPTLKVRYVTSEEFTNEFIEALGDTNQNSGQIKEFNRRYREVDVLLIDDIQFLSGKDATLEQFFHTFNTLHQANKRIVIASDVPPKDLQGFNERLISRFESGLTVDVKPPDLETRIAILRMIAHGTNVQDDVLNLIAERFTENIRELEGALNRVTAMASLSGQPVTRALAEQTLQDFFSTDVEIKPTDIITQVAKYFYITFDDIVGRSRTKKIALARQIAMYLVRELTSMSLNDIGQVFGGKDHTTVMHAYTRISDEMQEKQEIYNYVTELTLQLKQRSGEK
- the recF gene encoding DNA replication/repair protein RecF (All proteins in this family for which functions are known are DNA-binding proteins that assist the filamentation of RecA onto DNA for the initiation of recombination or recombinational repair.); the protein is MYISRLALDHYRSWEHCVLDFKPGINILQGANGLGKTNIVEAIEVLSTGSSHRASSSLPLIEKGCTSATIRANVEDGETQHTYEATIVARGANRARIDGGKSQYMRDLIGRTPSVSFTPEDQRLVAGDPATRRNFINQAASLLLPHYAQTLQQFTHVAKQRTALLKQLGDGTNLDPQYGQQAVLSGLEIWTGQFIDLGMQLTRDRNNVISRLEEPFARIYASLAGDDERAALAYEPSFDEVMLFDDPAAEISRHFQRIYPGEVARGQNLIGPHRDDLTLLLNDMNAREFASNGEMWTMALALKMALYEAVSAHFESKPIVILDDVFAQLDEARRGQILDFAMRQDQVLITVAAASDIPRMDAGRFHADAHVIDVAALRRQSQDGQHDDLTAMMAQLVAGRESATQSSAAQQSVNRQEQR
- the dnaN gene encoding DNA polymerase III subunit beta translates to MKVEVNSQALADAVAWTTRVIDARPASPILAGIRLEAIDGTLQLSAFNYAISARHHIEAGVDESGSILVLGKLLADITKSLPAAKTYLSTDGSTLTITSGKSTFTMQLMPDNEYPDLPVVPAKLGQVDAQTFAQAVAQASVAVSREENRPVLTGIRVQFQGNKVIMSSTDRFRLSRSSFTWTPENPDINTTALVRGALLRDVARSLDEHQNIVVDFDPENPSLLGFENAGRVSTSQLIDGEFPAVDRLYADEYPIHAVINKQDLISAIKRVSLVAERNAPIRMAFTSQELTLTAGSVDEAQAKEILDIDMDGEDITVAFNPAYLIEGLSAISEPFVRMKMTTAVKPVEFNGQQESNSEESMDYRYLLVPMRFNS